A section of the Triplophysa dalaica isolate WHDGS20190420 chromosome 8, ASM1584641v1, whole genome shotgun sequence genome encodes:
- the LOC130427739 gene encoding uncharacterized protein LOC130427739, which yields MMNKTLAVLMLLSIFVARARMRGGDQTIFVGPNLIQQSQASMYDELESKLTDFSAQTFIEGSDVILKCDSPKVNWNEIIYIIWNISLQSKKCWLGIESSIINSTCNDGKKLLNSSDGIYLLIPKISKEDEGSYLCNLSYNGGGYGQMVNLSVHHFTNWLEVINGQRVAVCQAKYEQSKPTLQWEPALNFSSNISNTRNGDMSFIVENRVYLPDNFTISNLTCVVTYPPKAAQQNLKNLEIITLGVGSICFILVSVAVVHIHRKLNNSSALKVMCCKAPAEEKKECEGKQSENIEATVHLTQFLSLQMKDQRSVSIREITCVHYHLLKEDWICLD from the exons ATGATGAATAAGACATTGGCAGTGCTCATGCTTCTGAGCATCTTTGTGGCAAGAGCTCGAATGAGAG GAGGAGATCAAACCATCTTTGTGGGCCCTAACTTGATACAACAAAGTCAAGCTTCTATGTATGATGAACTGGAGAGTAAACTCACAG ATTTCAGTGCTCAAACTTTTATCGAgggaagtgatgtcattttaaagtgTGACAGTCCTAAAGTCAATTGGAACGAAATAATTTATATCATTTGGAACATCAGCCTGCAAAGCAAAAAATGTTGGCTTGGCATTGAATCGTCTATTATAAACTCCACTTGTAATGATGGAAAGAAGCTGCTCAACTCTTCAGAtggaatttatttattaattccaAAGATTTCAAAAGAGGATGAAGGATCTTACTTATGTAATCTATCATATAATGGTGGTGGCTATGGACAAATGGTGAATCTCAGTG TTCATCATTTTACCAACTGGCTGGAGGTTATCAATGGTCAAAGGGTTGCCGTCTGTCAAGCCAAATATGAACAATCTAAACCCACTCTTCAATGGGAACCCGCCTTGAACTTTTCATCCAATATCAGTAATACCAGGAATGGTGATATGTCTTTTATTGTGGAGAATCGAGTGTATTTGCCGGATAATTTTACCATCAGTAACCTCACCTGTGTGGTCACATATCCCCCCAAAGCAGCGCAGCAGAATCTAAAAAATTTAG AAATTATTACCTTGGGGGTTGGttccatttgttttattcttgtttccGTGGCTGTGGTTCACATTCACAGGAAGCTAAACAACTCAAG TGCATTGAAGGTAATGTGTTGCAAAGCACcagctgaagaaaaaaaagag TGTGAAGGGAAGCAAAGTGAAAACATAGAGGCAACTGTACACCTTACCCAGTTCCTGTCATTGCAAATGAAAGATCAG cgCAGTGTATCCATCCGGGAAATAACCTGTGTACACTACCATCTACTAAAAGAAGATTGGATTTGTCTGGATTAA